One genomic region from Argentina anserina chromosome 2, drPotAnse1.1, whole genome shotgun sequence encodes:
- the LOC126785082 gene encoding early nodulin-93 → MGIPSEMRDMWVNTRRRDAFLIPSPLEDEMRLKALRAKTCTQEGSRQGFKAACIWGAVSAVPTLTAVRMIPWAKRNLNYTAQALIISAASIAAYFITADRSILECARKNAQLQLALSRQK, encoded by the exons ATGGGAATCCCATCGGAAATGAGAGACATGTGGGTCAACACCCGCCGCAGAGACGCTTTCCTGATTCCTTCTCCACTTGAAGACGAGATGCGACTGAAGGCCTTGAGGGCCAAAACCTGCACTCAAg AGGGGTCTCGTCAGGGATTCAAGGCAGCTTGCATCTGGGGTGCTGTCAGCGCTGTGCCCACA TTGACTGCGGTTCGTATGATTCCTTGGGCAAAGCGTAACCTTAATTATACTGCTCAAGCACTGATTATATCTGCTG CATCCATTGCTGCATACTTCATTACCGCTGATAGAAGTATCTTGGAGTGTGCTAGAAAAAATGCACAGTTGCAACTAGCCTTGAGCCGCCAGAAGTGA